In Lachnospiraceae bacterium, the DNA window TCCCGGAACCTCTACCAGTCTCGGATTTAAGGTTCCTGCCTTCACAATACGCTCTACCTGGCAGATTACGATACCGCCTGTCGCTCTTGCTGCCTCTGCCGCAGAAAGCTGTCCCAGCTTGTAGCCTTCCTTGTACATGCTGATGTTTCCGTTCTCATCAGCTACAGTACCGCGGATGATGGCCACGTTAATTTTCTTTGGTGCCTTGTAAAGCAGCCATTCTTCACCATCAATGTTTAACAGCTCGATTAAATCATCCTTTGCTGCATCATTCATGCGGCCACCGCCGTATCTTGGATCCATAAATGTCTTTAAGCCGATTTTGGTGATAACGCCCGGCTGATGAGCTGCGATTGCATGCAGCATACCTACACATACGCCCTGAGGCCAGTTGTAGATTTCCGCCTTGTTATCACGGCTGAACTCTGTCATGGCGCGTCCGCAGCCGTTTAAGTGGCCGCCGATTCCCTTTGTCATCATTCCCTCATGACAGATGTGGCTTAAGCCTTTGGTATTCATATCACCTACGGCTGCCTGCCAGTAGAAAGTCATGTTGTTCGGATGGCCGGTCTCAAGGAAGCTCTTCTCAAGCTCCATAACACTCTCCTCGGCAAATCCGCCCAGGGTAATTCCTGTCATTAAGACGGAATCCCCATCCTTTATCAGCTTTGGAACCTCTGAAGAAGGAATTACTTTCATCACTTTACCTCCATTTTTTAACGAATATGCTTATACTCAGGGCTTCTCTTGTTGGCAAACGCATCCATGCCTTCTGCCTGATCTGGATTTGCGAAGCAGAGACTGAACAGTTCACGCTCAAACTTCTTTCCTACTTCTTAAGGTATTCCAGACCCTTATTGAAAACGGTGCCACCGTTGTAGTCATCGAACATGATCTTGATGTGATCCGCAATGCTGACTATATCATTGACATGGGACCAGGCGGAGGTGCTGACGGTGGCCGTATTGTTGCCTGCGAGACACCAGAAAAGCTGGCGAAAAATCCATTCAGCCAGACCGGTCATTATTTATGACCCATGGTTGCTTTTACATAAAAGCGTTAAAGTTTAAAGCATTAAAGTGTTGACTTTTATGCTTTTATATATTAAACTGTCTGCAAGCTTTTAAAACAGGATATCCATTATACAGATAAAAATAAGAATGCAGATAACATTATGCAGATAAGGAGTGTACCAGACTATGATCATTATCATGAAACCACAGGCTTCCAAAGAAGACGTTCAGAAAGTAACTTCCCTCATTGAATCAAAGGGCCTTCAGGTCCACCTTTCCGAAGGCTCACAGGTCACTATTGTTGGAGTTGTAGGCGATAAGACCAAGCTTGCAGGAAGCAACATTGAAATGAGTGAGGGCGTTGACAAAGTTGTTGCTGTCACAGAGTCCTACAAACTGGTCAACAAAAAATTCCACCCTGATGACTCTGTTATTCCTGTTGGTAATACCCATATTGGGCCGGGAACCATGACTGTAATGGCAGGTCCCTGTGCAATTGAGTCAAAGGAGCAGCTGCTCTCTACTGCTTTCGCTGTAAAAAAGGCTGGTGCTACCTTCCTTCGCGGCGGTGCTTACAAACCCCGTACCTCCCCATACTCTTTCCAGGGGCTGGAAGAAGAAGGCTTAAAATATATGAAGGAAGCCAGAGAAGCGACCGGACTGAACGTGATCTGCGAAGTTACCAGTGCCCATGCCATTAAAGCTGCCGTTAAATACGTAGACATGCTTCAGATCGGTGCCAGAAATATGCAGAACTTTGAGCTGTTGAAGGAAGCCGGAAAATCAGGAATGCCTGTATTGTTAAAACGGGGCTTATGTGCTACCATAGATGAGTGGCTGAATGCTGCTGAATACATTATTTCAGAAGGAAATCCAAATATCGTTTTATGCGAACGTGGTATCCGTACCTATGAAACATCCACCAGAAATACTCTGGATATCAGTGCGGTTCCTGTGATCCGCCAGAAGAGCCATCTTCCTGTGATCGTAGATCCAAGCCATGCAACAGGCGTAAGGGCTTATGTAGAACCTCTTGCAAAAGCTGCTGTGGCAGTTGGCGCTGACGGACTGATGATCGAGGTTCATCCAGATCCGTCCAAAGCACTTTCTGATGGTCCTCAGTCTCTTACTTTTGATGCATTTGATAAATTAATGGCAGACTTAAAGCCATATGTGGATCTGGCTGGCAGAACTTTTGAAGCCAGATAACTAATACATCGTTTCGTAAATAACTGTACTAATCACGTAGGATGCGGAGTTGAGTGTGCAGGTCTAAAAACGCAGGCGTAGCGGGCTACGCTGAGGCTTTTAGGCCTGTGCAATCAGATTCGCAGACAAGTGAGTGGTACAGTTATTTCGAAAACGATGTACTAGCATACCACTTATTATCCACAGCCAAACACCTGAAGGCCTTTCTTTTGTAAAGGTTTTCAGGTGATTCTGTATTGTAAGGAGCAATTTTGAAATGGAAAAATTCACCATGAATGATACAACCATTGCCTTTATTGGTCTTGGCCTTATCGGTGGTTCCTTGGCTAAGGGAATTAAAAAAGCACGTCCGGATATCCGCATCATGGCCTATATGCGCACCCGTTCCAAACTGGAACAGGCTAAAAAAGACGGTATTGTAGATGTTATTTTAGACGGCATTGATGAGCAGCTAAAACAATGTGACCTGATCTTTTTATGTACACCGGTAGAATACAATGCACAATATCTGTCTAAGATCCGCTCCTATTTAAAACCGGGGGCTTTGATCACGGATGTTGGCAGCACCAAGACCGACATCCACAAAGAGATCCTGCGTCAGGGACTTACAGACTGTTTTGTAGGCGGACATCCCATGGCAGGTTCTGAAAAAACAGGCTATGAAAATGCAACTGACCATCTCCTTGAAAATGCTTATTATATTGTTACACCGCCAGAAGGTTTTAAGCAGAATGGCTGTGGATATGGCGATATTTCCCTGAAATACTCCGAAAATGTCAAACGTATTATCGCCGTTGCGCAGACTGTGGGGGCAATCCCCCTGGTACTGGATTATAAGGAACATGATACTGTAGTTGCCGCCATCAGCCATCTGCCTCATCTGGTTGCTTCCAGCCTTGTAAATCTGGTAAAAGACTCTGATTCACCTGCTGAAACCATGAAACAGGTAGCTGCCGGCGGTTTTAAGGACATTACACGTATTGCCTCTTCTTCCCCGGAAATGTGGGAACAGATCTGTATGACTAATTCAGAGCCTATTGCAGATATGCTGGAGCGCTACATTGATTCCCTTCAGGATATCCTTTCTGAAATAAAAGGTCATCAGGGAAATGCTATTTATAAACTGTTTGAAAAATCCAGGGATTACCGCAATACCATTACTGACCGTGCCAAAGGTTCTGTAGAACCATCCTACGCATTTTCTGTGGATATGGCCGATGAGGTTGGTGCTATCTCCACTATTGCTGTTATTCTGGCTGCCAAGGGCATCAGCATTAAAAATATTGGTATCAATAACAACAGGGAACGGGGCGAAGGCACCTTAAAGATTGAATTTTATGATGAAGCAGCTATGACCGCAGCCTGGAAACGGCTGGAATACTATAAATACGAAATGGTACGGCTGTAAGCCGGACTGTCTGGGAGGAAGATATGGAATTTAGAAAATCAGGCCCATTAAAAGGCGAGATCACTGTTCCGGGAGATAAATCCATTTCCCACCGCGCTGTGATGTTTGGCTCTCTTGCAAAGGGAACTACCGAAATTACCGGATTTTTACAGGGAGCAGACTGTCTGTCTACTATTTCCTGTTTTGAAAGTATGGGAATTGCTATTGAAAATAAAGAGGATATCGTCCTGGTACATGGAAATGGTCTTCGCGGCCTTAAAAAGCCGGAAACTGTATTAGACTGCGGAAACAGCGGCACTACTACCCGCCTGATCTCCGGTATCTTATCTGCACAGAACTTTGATGTAACTTTAACAGGTGACGCTTCTATCCAGAAACGTCCTATGAAGCGTATTATGGAACCGCTGTCCCTTATGGGGGCGGATATTGTCAGTGTAAATGGAAATGGCTGCGCACCTTTAGCTATCCACGGAAAAGCCCTTCACGGCATCCATTACACCTCTAAAGTAGCCTCTGCACAGGTAAAATCCTCTATTTTATTAGCAGGGCTTTACGCAGATGGCCCAACTTCCGTTACAGAGCCTTATGTATCCAGAAACCACTCTGAGATCATGTTAAATCTGTTCGGTGCTCATGTAACCACCACAAATACCACTGCTACCATTGAGCCAGCCAGTGAGCTGCACAGTAGAAAGATAAATGTACCTGGAGATATTTCTTCTGCTGCCTATTTTATCGCTGCAGGCCTTATGGTACCCGGCTCTGAGATCCTGATCAAAAACGTAGGCATTAATCCTACCAGAGACGGCATTCTTCATGTATGTAAGGCTATGGGAGCAGATCTTACTTTATTAAATGTAAAAGAAGACGAGGGAGAACCTGTTGCTGATATTTTAGTCCGCGCTTCTTCCCTTCACGCAGCAGAGATCGGCGGAAGCATTATCCCGACTCTTATTGATGAGCTGCCTATGATCGCAGCCTTGGCCTGCTTTGCACAGGGAACTACCGTGATCCGTGACGCAGCGGAATTAAAGGTAAAAGAGTCCAACCGGATTGCCGTAATGGTGGAAAATTTAAGTGCCATGGGAGCTGATGTAACGGAAACAGAGGACGGCATGATCATCCACGGCGGCAGACCGCTTCACGGTGCAGTGATTGAAAGCCACTTAGATCACCGTATTGCCATGACCTTTGCAGTAACAGGTCTCTGCGCAGAAGGCGTTACACAGATCAATGGGGCAGAATGTGTAAATATTTCTTATCCCCAGTTTTACCAGGATCTTAAGAATTTAATATAAACAGCCGTAAAAAGGCGTATGAGTCTACACCAGGGATCCATACGCCTTTTTCATTTTCAGATCGTTTTCCAGATATACTGGGAAAAATAATTATCATTTTCTCTTCTTCGGAGCAGGAAG includes these proteins:
- the aroF gene encoding 3-deoxy-7-phosphoheptulonate synthase; this encodes MIIIMKPQASKEDVQKVTSLIESKGLQVHLSEGSQVTIVGVVGDKTKLAGSNIEMSEGVDKVVAVTESYKLVNKKFHPDDSVIPVGNTHIGPGTMTVMAGPCAIESKEQLLSTAFAVKKAGATFLRGGAYKPRTSPYSFQGLEEEGLKYMKEAREATGLNVICEVTSAHAIKAAVKYVDMLQIGARNMQNFELLKEAGKSGMPVLLKRGLCATIDEWLNAAEYIISEGNPNIVLCERGIRTYETSTRNTLDISAVPVIRQKSHLPVIVDPSHATGVRAYVEPLAKAAVAVGADGLMIEVHPDPSKALSDGPQSLTFDAFDKLMADLKPYVDLAGRTFEAR
- the aroA gene encoding 3-phosphoshikimate 1-carboxyvinyltransferase — encoded protein: MEFRKSGPLKGEITVPGDKSISHRAVMFGSLAKGTTEITGFLQGADCLSTISCFESMGIAIENKEDIVLVHGNGLRGLKKPETVLDCGNSGTTTRLISGILSAQNFDVTLTGDASIQKRPMKRIMEPLSLMGADIVSVNGNGCAPLAIHGKALHGIHYTSKVASAQVKSSILLAGLYADGPTSVTEPYVSRNHSEIMLNLFGAHVTTTNTTATIEPASELHSRKINVPGDISSAAYFIAAGLMVPGSEILIKNVGINPTRDGILHVCKAMGADLTLLNVKEDEGEPVADILVRASSLHAAEIGGSIIPTLIDELPMIAALACFAQGTTVIRDAAELKVKESNRIAVMVENLSAMGADVTETEDGMIIHGGRPLHGAVIESHLDHRIAMTFAVTGLCAEGVTQINGAECVNISYPQFYQDLKNLI
- a CDS encoding prephenate dehydrogenase, with the translated sequence MEKFTMNDTTIAFIGLGLIGGSLAKGIKKARPDIRIMAYMRTRSKLEQAKKDGIVDVILDGIDEQLKQCDLIFLCTPVEYNAQYLSKIRSYLKPGALITDVGSTKTDIHKEILRQGLTDCFVGGHPMAGSEKTGYENATDHLLENAYYIVTPPEGFKQNGCGYGDISLKYSENVKRIIAVAQTVGAIPLVLDYKEHDTVVAAISHLPHLVASSLVNLVKDSDSPAETMKQVAAGGFKDITRIASSSPEMWEQICMTNSEPIADMLERYIDSLQDILSEIKGHQGNAIYKLFEKSRDYRNTITDRAKGSVEPSYAFSVDMADEVGAISTIAVILAAKGISIKNIGINNNRERGEGTLKIEFYDEAAMTAAWKRLEYYKYEMVRL